In Streptomyces canus, one DNA window encodes the following:
- a CDS encoding OB-fold domain-containing protein, which translates to MAGLIAYGAYVPYHRLARTDVAAALGGKGGKGTRAVAGYDEDSTSMAVEAARGALARDGLRARVSQLFLATAAPAYLDKTNATAVHAALGLDPHVLAADMAGSVRSGLGALVTAARSPVTTLTVLSDLRTGLPGGSDEVAGGDGAAAFVFGGHRNGAPVIAELLAHDTVSDEILDRWRLPGAPVSRVWEERFAEEIYVSLADRALTAALDHAAVDIGSIDHFVVAGLHARACAAVRRTAGVRAEAVTPDLAGVIGNAGTAQPGLLLADVLDRARSGETIALVVLGDGAGVLLLRTTDALPAHRAARPVAAQIAQGSAPMPYATYLSWRGLLDREPPRRPDPEPPYAPPAHRRTGWKYGFVASRCEKCATRHLPPDRVCTSCRSVDAMTDEPMADVRGTVATFTVDRLAATPSPPMLVVVVDYDGGGRFRCQLTDATEADAVIGARVEMTFRRTVTASGVHNYFWKARPVRTGETEGTH; encoded by the coding sequence ATGGCCGGACTGATCGCATACGGCGCCTACGTGCCGTACCACCGCCTCGCGAGGACGGATGTCGCAGCCGCCCTGGGCGGCAAGGGAGGCAAGGGAACCCGCGCGGTCGCGGGCTACGACGAGGACAGCACGTCCATGGCCGTCGAGGCGGCCCGCGGCGCCCTGGCCCGCGACGGACTGCGCGCCCGCGTCAGCCAGCTCTTCCTCGCCACCGCCGCACCCGCCTACCTCGACAAGACCAACGCCACCGCCGTCCATGCCGCGCTCGGCCTGGACCCGCACGTGCTCGCCGCCGACATGGCCGGCTCCGTGCGCTCCGGCCTCGGTGCCCTGGTCACGGCCGCACGATCCCCGGTAACGACCTTGACGGTCCTGTCCGACCTGCGCACCGGCCTGCCCGGCGGCAGCGACGAGGTCGCGGGCGGCGACGGCGCGGCGGCGTTCGTCTTCGGCGGGCACCGCAACGGAGCCCCGGTCATCGCGGAGTTGCTCGCTCATGACACGGTCAGCGACGAGATTCTCGACCGCTGGCGGCTGCCGGGCGCGCCCGTCTCCCGGGTCTGGGAGGAGCGCTTCGCCGAGGAGATCTACGTGTCCCTCGCGGACAGGGCGCTCACCGCGGCCCTCGACCACGCGGCGGTCGACATCGGCTCGATCGACCACTTCGTGGTCGCGGGCCTGCACGCGCGCGCGTGCGCGGCGGTCCGGCGCACAGCCGGGGTCCGCGCCGAGGCGGTGACCCCGGACCTGGCCGGGGTGATCGGCAACGCCGGCACCGCCCAGCCGGGCCTGCTCCTCGCCGACGTCCTCGATCGGGCCCGGTCCGGCGAGACCATCGCCCTCGTCGTACTCGGCGACGGCGCCGGAGTCCTCCTGCTGCGCACCACCGACGCACTCCCCGCACACCGCGCGGCCCGCCCGGTCGCCGCTCAGATCGCCCAGGGCAGCGCCCCGATGCCGTACGCCACCTACCTGTCCTGGCGCGGCCTCCTCGACCGCGAACCACCCCGCCGGCCGGACCCCGAGCCGCCCTACGCCCCGCCCGCACACCGCCGCACCGGATGGAAGTACGGCTTCGTCGCCTCCCGTTGCGAGAAGTGCGCCACCCGGCATCTGCCGCCGGACCGGGTGTGCACCTCGTGCCGGAGCGTCGACGCCATGACCGACGAGCCGATGGCGGACGTGCGCGGCACGGTCGCCACGTTCACCGTCGACCGCCTGGCGGCCACGCCGAGTCCGCCGATGCTCGTCGTGGTCGTCGACTACGACGGCGGCGGCCGGTTCCGCTGCCAGCTGACCGACGCCACGGAGGCCGACGCCGTCATCGGCGCCCGGGTCGAGATGACCTTCCGGCGCACGGTCACCGCGTCCGGCGTCCACAACTACTTCTGGAAGGCCCGGCCGGTGCGCACGGGCGAGACCGAGGGGACACACTGA
- the fabG gene encoding 3-oxoacyl-ACP reductase FabG, with amino-acid sequence MGLLDGRNAVITGGAQGIGFEIAGVLGAEGASVVLGDINEDAAAEAAERLAKNGVAATSLRCDVTDEDEVAALVAHGTDIFGPVGVMVNNAGITRDATLRKMALADFRAVVDVHLTGAWNGTRYAAEAMRAHGQGGSIVNISSIAGKVGNFGQTNYSAAKAGLVGLTKASAKELARAGIRVNAVQPGLIRTAMTEAMPRAAWDAKLAEIPMGRAGEPAEVAQVVLFLASDLASYVTGAVVEVTGGRYM; translated from the coding sequence ATGGGACTGCTGGACGGCCGCAACGCGGTGATCACCGGCGGCGCACAGGGCATCGGCTTCGAGATCGCCGGAGTCCTCGGCGCCGAGGGTGCGTCCGTCGTCCTCGGCGACATCAACGAGGACGCGGCCGCGGAAGCCGCCGAACGCCTCGCCAAGAACGGCGTGGCAGCCACCTCGCTGCGCTGCGACGTCACCGACGAGGACGAGGTCGCCGCCCTCGTCGCCCACGGCACCGACATCTTCGGACCGGTCGGCGTCATGGTCAACAACGCCGGAATCACCCGGGACGCGACCCTGCGCAAGATGGCTCTCGCCGACTTCCGCGCCGTCGTCGACGTGCACCTGACCGGCGCCTGGAACGGCACCCGGTACGCCGCCGAGGCGATGCGCGCGCACGGCCAGGGCGGCAGCATCGTCAACATCTCCTCCATCGCCGGCAAGGTCGGCAACTTCGGGCAGACCAACTACAGCGCCGCCAAAGCCGGACTCGTCGGCCTCACCAAGGCCTCCGCCAAGGAACTCGCCCGGGCCGGGATACGCGTCAACGCCGTCCAGCCCGGTCTGATCCGCACCGCCATGACCGAGGCGATGCCCAGGGCCGCCTGGGACGCGAAGCTCGCGGAGATCCCGATGGGACGTGCCGGAGAGCCCGCCGAGGTCGCCCAGGTCGTCCTGTTCCTCGCCTCCGACCTGGCGAGCTACGTCACCGGAGCCGTGGTCGAGGTCACCGGCGGCCGGTACATGTGA
- a CDS encoding acetyl-CoA C-acetyltransferase, which produces MPALLRDAVICEPLRTPVGGYGGAFRDVTAAELAATVVRAVLERTGIPPAAVDDVLLGQCYPNGEAPAIGRVAALDAGLPVEVPGLQIDRRCGSGLQAIITAAMQVQTGASDLVLAGGVESMSQAEFYTTGVRWGVRGAGTTLHDRLARGRVTSGGVNHPVPGGMLETAENLRREYAIPREEQDRLALRSHEKAVAAQRDGRFTDEIVPVTVRSRKGETVVDTDEHPRPGSSLEKLASLRPVLGRQDPEATVTAGNASGQNDGAALCVVTHPERAAELGLRPLGRLVSWAVVGVPPETMGIGPVPATARALERVGLKLADIDLIELNEAFAAQVLACTREWGLTDTDFERFNVNGSGISLGHPVGATGGRILATLLRELDRRQARYGLETMCLGGGQGLAAVFERPTDATHVHGGR; this is translated from the coding sequence ATGCCCGCCCTCCTGCGTGACGCGGTGATCTGCGAACCCCTGCGTACCCCCGTCGGCGGCTACGGCGGCGCCTTCCGTGACGTGACGGCGGCCGAACTCGCCGCCACGGTCGTCCGCGCCGTACTGGAACGCACCGGCATACCGCCCGCAGCCGTCGACGACGTCCTGCTGGGCCAGTGCTACCCCAACGGCGAGGCCCCGGCCATCGGCCGCGTGGCCGCCCTGGACGCCGGTCTGCCCGTGGAGGTGCCGGGACTGCAGATCGACCGCCGCTGCGGCTCCGGACTGCAGGCGATCATCACCGCGGCGATGCAGGTGCAGACCGGCGCGAGCGACCTCGTGCTGGCCGGGGGCGTCGAGTCCATGAGCCAGGCCGAGTTCTACACGACCGGGGTGCGCTGGGGCGTGCGCGGGGCCGGCACCACCCTGCACGACCGGCTGGCGCGCGGCCGCGTCACCTCCGGAGGGGTCAACCACCCCGTCCCCGGGGGCATGTTGGAGACCGCCGAGAACCTCCGGCGCGAGTACGCCATCCCCCGCGAGGAACAGGACCGACTCGCCCTGCGCTCCCACGAGAAGGCCGTCGCGGCCCAGCGCGATGGCCGGTTCACGGACGAGATCGTGCCCGTCACCGTACGCAGCCGCAAGGGCGAGACGGTCGTCGACACCGACGAACACCCGCGCCCCGGCTCGTCGTTGGAGAAGCTCGCGTCGCTGCGCCCCGTGCTCGGCCGCCAGGACCCCGAGGCGACCGTCACGGCCGGCAACGCCAGCGGCCAGAACGACGGCGCCGCGCTCTGCGTCGTGACCCACCCCGAGCGCGCCGCCGAACTCGGCCTGCGCCCGCTGGGCCGCCTGGTCTCCTGGGCCGTCGTCGGCGTACCACCCGAGACCATGGGCATCGGCCCCGTACCCGCCACCGCCCGGGCCCTGGAGCGAGTCGGACTGAAGCTTGCCGACATCGACCTGATCGAACTCAACGAGGCCTTCGCCGCCCAGGTCCTGGCCTGCACGCGTGAATGGGGCCTGACCGATACCGACTTCGAGCGGTTCAACGTCAACGGCTCCGGCATCTCGCTGGGCCACCCCGTCGGCGCCACCGGCGGCCGCATCCTCGCCACCCTGCTGCGCGAACTGGACCGCCGTCAGGCCCGCTACGGCCTGGAGACCATGTGCCTCGGTGGGGGCCAGGGCCTGGCCGCGGTCTTCGAGCGGCCGACCGACGCAACCCACGTTCATGGAGGACGCTGA
- a CDS encoding acetyl-CoA acetyltransferase yields MGSHGIRDRVAIVGMGCTPFGEHWTRSADDLLIDAVGEAVTSAGITLDDIDAYWFGTQASGVSGLTLSRALHLPHKPVTRVENMCATGSEALRNACYAVASGAYDVAMAVGVEKLKDSGMSGLSGTVIPGAGDDSRGEITAPANFSLLAPAYAAKYGLAGEEMKDVITRIAWKNHVNGARNPRAQFRKEVPLERIRSAPIVAGMLGVFDCSGVSDGSAAAIVVRAEDAYKYTDKPIFVKALSFVAGPADGLLDPEYDFTTFPEVVASAQEAYRQAGITDPRAELALAEVHDCFTPTELVLMEDLGFSERGQGWKDVTSGAFDLDGSLPVNPDGGLKAFGHPIGASGLRMMFEAWLQLRGEAPAERTVKSVAEGRSLALTHNLGGGPGECVSFVSVVGSQLTE; encoded by the coding sequence ATGGGCTCGCACGGAATACGGGACCGGGTCGCGATCGTCGGCATGGGCTGCACGCCCTTCGGCGAGCACTGGACCCGCTCGGCGGACGACCTGCTGATCGACGCCGTCGGCGAGGCCGTCACCTCGGCCGGCATCACCCTCGACGACATCGACGCGTACTGGTTCGGCACCCAGGCCTCCGGCGTGTCCGGGCTGACCCTGAGCCGGGCGCTCCACCTGCCCCACAAGCCGGTCACCCGCGTCGAGAACATGTGCGCGACCGGCTCCGAGGCGCTGCGCAACGCCTGCTACGCCGTCGCTTCGGGGGCGTACGACGTGGCGATGGCCGTCGGCGTGGAGAAGCTCAAGGACTCCGGCATGTCCGGGCTGTCCGGCACCGTCATTCCGGGCGCGGGAGACGACAGCCGCGGGGAGATCACCGCCCCGGCCAACTTCTCCCTCCTCGCCCCCGCCTACGCCGCCAAGTACGGCCTGGCGGGGGAGGAGATGAAGGACGTCATCACCCGCATCGCCTGGAAGAACCACGTCAACGGGGCCCGCAACCCGCGCGCCCAGTTCCGCAAGGAGGTCCCGCTGGAGCGCATCCGGTCGGCCCCGATCGTCGCGGGCATGCTGGGCGTGTTCGACTGCTCGGGCGTCTCGGACGGTTCGGCGGCGGCGATCGTGGTGCGCGCCGAGGACGCCTACAAGTACACCGACAAGCCGATCTTCGTGAAGGCGCTGTCCTTCGTCGCCGGTCCGGCCGACGGGCTCCTCGACCCCGAGTACGACTTCACCACCTTCCCCGAGGTCGTCGCCTCCGCGCAGGAGGCCTACCGGCAGGCGGGCATCACCGACCCGCGCGCCGAACTCGCCCTCGCCGAGGTCCACGACTGCTTCACGCCCACGGAGTTGGTGCTGATGGAGGACCTGGGCTTCTCCGAGCGCGGTCAGGGCTGGAAGGACGTCACCAGCGGCGCGTTCGACCTGGACGGCTCGCTGCCGGTCAACCCGGACGGCGGCCTGAAGGCCTTCGGCCACCCCATCGGCGCCTCCGGCCTGCGGATGATGTTCGAGGCCTGGCTCCAACTGCGCGGCGAGGCACCGGCCGAGCGGACCGTGAAGTCCGTGGCCGAAGGACGCTCGCTCGCCCTGACCCACAACCTCGGCGGCGGACCCGGCGAGTGCGTCTCGTTCGTGTCGGTTGTCGGCAGTCAACTCACCGAGTAG